One [Clostridium] saccharolyticum WM1 DNA segment encodes these proteins:
- a CDS encoding sensor histidine kinase: protein MKKRKDFAASLHMLFSLLVVIGVSIMYSNSHYGEGIHWITHETYEDTPDFTRQLNSDIDDIFNYVKYKEVFETNGKLDYSKPIVRVMEGPGTTTEYTVDEMIRRAKSLGYYLNEQFKVSGGQPASGDEDSYVRVDYRAYEPDFKVTEPGDAFLTMNQLAQEVLTHLGNYYSFYYRFIQNPGNLKFEVLYRNTDEDYKLYSNVSGKNVNDFKAMGKYLYVTGEALYVDSNLSTVPKNISSQLEQMNPYNNGNYHMTIAVDTSYPHKDAYAYAAASYDRMRLLFITGMISLCLGILGCAATLYVLVNLTGHPDAKKVSRPMERIHRLPAESCLILFFVAALLALFLANRLAYKIIHLFLSDEQWDYGELALRVLIYYAAGLSASLSLLKRYKEGNLWSGSLTCRGLKNLSLYVKNHRFTTRIMLSYILFLVFNVVMIMAFAFLLFTYSSLESRILMGAVVLLFFCLDFLVFHQMYKNAWATDQINDALLNISRGDTTYKIDTLTFNGKERELAEHINHISTGLETALQEKVRSERLKADLITNVSHDIKTPLTSIINYVDLIKREKIQDPKIQGYLDVLEQKSQRLKTLTEDLVEASKASSGNLKLEITSIDFVELIHQTNGEFEEKFALRHLELVSSLPAESILIEADGRYLWRVLENLYNNAFKYAMEHSRVYVDITVEGNMAVFTMKNISQSPLNIRADELTERFVRGDVARTTEGSGLGISIAKSLAELQGGDLRLYIDGDLFKAGVAFPIKK, encoded by the coding sequence ATGAAAAAAAGAAAAGATTTTGCGGCCTCTCTGCACATGCTCTTCTCCCTTCTTGTAGTCATCGGCGTCTCCATTATGTACAGCAATTCCCACTACGGAGAAGGCATCCACTGGATCACCCATGAAACCTATGAGGATACGCCAGACTTCACCCGCCAGCTTAATTCTGACATCGATGATATTTTTAACTATGTAAAATATAAGGAAGTATTTGAAACCAACGGAAAGCTTGATTATTCAAAACCCATTGTCCGGGTCATGGAAGGCCCTGGGACAACCACGGAATATACGGTGGATGAAATGATACGGCGGGCAAAGTCCCTTGGTTATTATCTTAACGAACAGTTTAAGGTGAGCGGAGGACAGCCGGCTTCCGGTGACGAGGATTCGTATGTGAGGGTAGATTACCGGGCCTATGAGCCGGATTTTAAGGTTACAGAACCGGGGGATGCATTTCTAACCATGAACCAACTGGCCCAAGAGGTATTAACCCACCTGGGCAATTACTATTCCTTTTATTACCGCTTTATCCAGAATCCCGGCAACTTAAAGTTTGAAGTCCTCTACCGGAACACGGATGAGGATTATAAGCTTTACAGCAATGTTTCCGGTAAAAACGTCAATGACTTTAAAGCCATGGGAAAATACCTGTATGTAACGGGAGAAGCCTTATATGTGGATTCCAATTTAAGCACAGTCCCGAAAAATATTTCCTCCCAGTTGGAACAGATGAATCCCTATAACAACGGCAATTACCATATGACCATAGCCGTGGATACTTCCTATCCCCATAAAGACGCTTACGCGTACGCTGCCGCTTCCTATGACCGGATGCGTTTGTTGTTTATTACCGGAATGATCAGCTTGTGCCTTGGAATTTTAGGATGCGCCGCAACCCTGTACGTTCTGGTGAACTTAACCGGACATCCGGATGCTAAAAAAGTCTCCCGGCCCATGGAGCGTATCCACCGGCTGCCGGCGGAAAGCTGCCTGATTCTGTTTTTCGTTGCTGCCCTCCTGGCCCTGTTTCTGGCAAATCGGCTGGCATATAAGATCATCCATCTTTTCCTTTCCGATGAGCAATGGGATTACGGGGAGCTGGCGCTGCGGGTCCTGATTTATTATGCAGCCGGATTATCTGCTTCCTTAAGCCTTTTAAAACGGTATAAAGAAGGAAATCTCTGGTCCGGAAGCCTTACCTGCCGGGGACTGAAAAACCTGTCCCTGTATGTGAAAAATCACCGTTTCACTACCAGGATCATGCTTTCCTATATTCTGTTCCTGGTTTTTAATGTTGTCATGATAATGGCCTTTGCCTTTCTCCTGTTTACCTACAGCAGCCTGGAATCCCGTATCCTTATGGGGGCAGTTGTCCTGTTGTTTTTCTGTCTGGATTTTCTGGTATTCCATCAGATGTACAAAAATGCATGGGCAACCGATCAGATCAACGATGCTCTTCTAAATATTTCCAGGGGAGACACCACCTATAAGATCGACACTTTGACGTTTAACGGAAAAGAACGGGAGCTGGCAGAACATATCAACCACATCAGCACAGGACTTGAGACGGCCCTGCAGGAAAAGGTGCGGAGCGAACGCCTGAAAGCGGATTTGATCACCAATGTGTCCCATGATATCAAAACGCCCCTGACATCCATTATAAACTATGTGGACCTTATTAAAAGGGAGAAAATTCAGGATCCGAAGATTCAGGGATATTTGGATGTTCTGGAACAGAAGTCCCAAAGGTTAAAAACTTTGACAGAGGATCTGGTGGAAGCCTCGAAGGCAAGCTCAGGGAATTTGAAGCTGGAGATCACCAGCATAGATTTTGTAGAACTCATCCATCAGACCAATGGAGAATTTGAAGAAAAGTTTGCTCTCCGCCACTTGGAGCTGGTCTCCAGCCTTCCGGCGGAATCCATCCTGATCGAGGCAGACGGCCGGTATCTGTGGAGAGTGCTTGAGAACCTTTATAACAATGCATTTAAATATGCCATGGAACACAGCCGGGTATACGTAGACATCACCGTGGAAGGGAATATGGCGGTCTTTACCATGAAGAACATTTCCCAAAGCCCGTTAAACATCAGGGCTGACGAGCTGACCGAACGCTTTGTCCGGGGGGATGTTGCCCGGACAACAGAGGGAAGCGGACTTGGGATCTCCATCGCCAAAAGCCTGGCGGAGCTTCAGGGCGGAGACCTAAGGCTTTACATTGACGGAGATTTATTTAAGGCAGGCGTGGCCTTCCCCATTAAGAAATAA
- a CDS encoding MATE family efflux transporter produces the protein MSMKTQKKAIDMITDSPGRALLLFALPMILGNLFQQFYNIIDSVVVGRFVGEEALASVGASYSITNVFIAIAVGGGIGSSVVVSQFLGAKQTGNMKTAISTTLINFLLIGAALGGLGLLFNHRILSFMNTPENVFDNASVYLGIYFLGLPFLFMYNVQASVFQALGDSKTPLYLLVFSSLLNVVLDLLFVTQLFMGVAGVAIATLIAQGLSAVISFLILIKRLKGYETSEAFRFYDWDMMLHMMRVAIPSTLQQSIVHIGMLLVQSVVNVFGSAVMAGFAAGTRIESICIVPMLALGNAMSTYTAQNIGAGRTDRVKKGYRYCYLMVGIFAVIICIIMENWGDWFIRSFLNEGSAETAFQTGMDYVRFISFFYVCIGLKATTDGLLRGAGDVVVFTAANLVNLAIRVSVAALLAPVIGVQAVWFAVPMGWTANYILSFLRYLTGKWERIRLIS, from the coding sequence ATGAGTATGAAAACACAGAAAAAAGCAATTGATATGATAACAGATTCACCGGGAAGGGCCCTTTTGCTCTTTGCCCTTCCCATGATCCTTGGAAATTTATTTCAGCAGTTTTATAACATCATAGACTCTGTGGTTGTGGGGCGGTTTGTCGGGGAAGAGGCCCTGGCTTCGGTAGGGGCGTCCTATTCCATTACAAACGTGTTTATTGCCATTGCTGTTGGAGGCGGGATCGGCAGCTCTGTTGTGGTGTCCCAGTTTTTAGGCGCAAAACAAACTGGAAACATGAAAACCGCCATATCCACCACCCTGATTAACTTCCTGCTGATCGGTGCGGCATTAGGCGGCCTGGGTCTTCTGTTCAATCATCGTATTTTAAGCTTTATGAATACGCCGGAGAATGTGTTTGATAATGCTTCGGTATATCTTGGGATTTACTTTTTAGGACTGCCCTTCTTGTTTATGTATAATGTACAGGCCTCTGTTTTTCAGGCATTGGGAGACTCGAAAACCCCTTTATATCTTTTGGTTTTTTCTTCTCTTTTAAACGTTGTACTGGATTTGCTGTTTGTGACCCAGCTTTTTATGGGGGTAGCCGGTGTGGCTATCGCGACCCTGATTGCCCAGGGGCTATCTGCGGTCATATCCTTTCTCATACTGATAAAACGGCTGAAGGGATATGAAACATCGGAGGCATTCCGGTTCTATGACTGGGACATGATGCTTCATATGATGCGGGTTGCCATTCCTTCCACTCTACAGCAGTCCATCGTCCATATCGGAATGCTGCTGGTACAATCCGTGGTCAATGTATTTGGCTCTGCTGTTATGGCAGGGTTTGCCGCAGGGACCAGGATCGAATCCATCTGCATCGTGCCCATGCTTGCCCTGGGGAATGCCATGTCCACCTACACAGCCCAGAATATTGGTGCAGGAAGGACGGACCGGGTAAAAAAGGGCTACCGTTACTGTTATTTAATGGTTGGGATTTTTGCGGTCATCATCTGTATCATTATGGAGAACTGGGGAGACTGGTTCATTAGAAGTTTTCTAAACGAAGGAAGCGCGGAAACAGCATTTCAGACGGGCATGGATTATGTCCGGTTTATTTCATTCTTTTATGTCTGCATTGGATTAAAGGCAACTACAGACGGGCTTTTACGGGGCGCAGGAGATGTGGTGGTATTTACCGCAGCCAATCTGGTAAACCTGGCCATACGGGTATCGGTAGCGGCTCTGCTGGCTCCCGTTATTGGCGTCCAGGCCGTTTGGTTTGCGGTACCAATGGGCTGGACGGCCAATTATATTCTGTCATTCCTCCGGTATCTGACGGGAAAGTGGGAAAGGATACGGCTTATTTCTTAA
- a CDS encoding C40 family peptidase has protein sequence MNLKIKWKRRSAYSLFLAAASASLLAGCGKTETDTEPGKDATPSMAIETEQKSEMQPIGVLTPGGDLMPKLLKVPEQKENPIPEYLRNGVEHPVVASLQERLMDLGFMDNDEPTHYFGNVTEAAVKTYQRQNGLVQDGIVGPETLNSIMSPSAKYYAVSKGVEGEDISRIQSRLYELGYLASAGQVSGSFGDETEAAVKKLQEVNGLNIDGKVGRQTINLLYSEEIKPNFLAYGEKSDVVLTSQQRLKELGYLITAPDGAYGDDTVTAVKQFQSRNDLVVDGYLGPSTRITLMSAEAQPNGLTLGEQGDSVTRIQQLLNKYGYLASSNVTGYYGEVTEKAVKAFQSNNGLTADGSVGQLTMGKLTGSGIKSASSSGSSGGSTKGGPVKGGSGVSGLLSIARSKVGRPYVWGSKGSESFDCSGFVYWSLNQAGVRQSYLTSSGWRNVGKYTKITSFGSLQAGDIIVVSGHVGIVAGGGNVIDASSSNGRVVERSLSSWWKKNFICGWRIFG, from the coding sequence ATGAATTTAAAAATAAAATGGAAAAGGCGTTCGGCCTATTCTTTATTTCTGGCGGCAGCATCAGCTTCCCTGCTGGCAGGATGCGGTAAAACAGAAACGGACACGGAACCTGGAAAGGATGCTACGCCATCCATGGCCATAGAAACGGAACAAAAATCGGAAATGCAGCCCATTGGTGTGCTCACTCCCGGTGGGGATTTGATGCCAAAGCTTTTAAAGGTGCCGGAACAAAAAGAGAATCCCATACCTGAATATCTGAGGAACGGAGTGGAGCATCCGGTGGTGGCCAGTTTACAGGAGCGTTTGATGGATCTGGGCTTTATGGATAATGATGAACCCACCCATTATTTTGGAAATGTGACAGAGGCTGCAGTAAAAACCTACCAGCGCCAGAACGGCCTGGTCCAGGATGGGATCGTGGGGCCTGAGACATTAAATTCTATTATGTCACCCTCCGCCAAATATTACGCCGTGTCAAAGGGCGTGGAAGGGGAGGACATATCACGGATCCAGAGCCGGCTTTATGAATTAGGGTATCTTGCCAGCGCTGGTCAGGTATCGGGAAGCTTTGGGGATGAAACTGAGGCGGCTGTGAAGAAGCTTCAGGAGGTCAACGGATTAAACATAGACGGTAAAGTCGGCCGTCAGACTATAAACCTTCTCTACAGCGAAGAGATCAAGCCCAATTTTCTTGCCTATGGGGAAAAAAGCGACGTGGTTTTAACCAGCCAGCAGCGGCTTAAGGAACTGGGATATCTGATCACTGCTCCGGACGGAGCTTACGGAGATGATACGGTTACTGCGGTGAAGCAGTTCCAGTCCAGGAATGACCTGGTTGTAGACGGATATTTAGGACCCTCAACCAGAATCACCTTAATGAGCGCCGAGGCGCAGCCTAACGGCCTAACCCTTGGTGAGCAGGGCGATTCTGTTACCAGGATTCAGCAGCTGCTAAATAAATACGGGTACTTAGCTTCTTCTAATGTGACAGGATATTACGGAGAGGTAACGGAGAAGGCAGTAAAAGCGTTTCAGAGCAACAATGGCCTGACTGCGGACGGTTCTGTTGGCCAGCTTACCATGGGTAAGCTGACGGGAAGCGGCATAAAATCCGCTAGTTCCTCCGGTTCCTCAGGCGGTTCCACCAAGGGCGGTCCCGTTAAGGGCGGATCCGGTGTAAGCGGTCTGCTTTCCATTGCCAGGTCCAAAGTAGGGCGCCCCTATGTATGGGGCTCTAAGGGGTCCGAGTCCTTTGACTGTTCGGGGTTTGTTTACTGGTCACTCAACCAGGCCGGAGTCAGACAAAGCTACTTAACATCCTCCGGCTGGAGAAATGTAGGGAAATATACGAAGATCACCAGTTTCGGAAGCCTGCAGGCCGGCGATATCATTGTGGTAAGCGGCCATGTGGGAATCGTAGCCGGGGGCGGAAATGTTATCGACGCTTCTTCCAGTAACGGGCGGGTGGTGGAACGTTCCTTAAGTTCCTGGTGGAAGAAGAATTTTATCTGTGGATGGCGTATATTTGGATAG
- a CDS encoding ZIP family metal transporter, producing MSPILWAAGGTGFTFLMTTLGASVVFFFRKEVNQSVQRIFLGFAAGVMIAASVWSLLIPAIEEAEANGIPGWLPAAGGFILGVLFLIVLDTLLPHLHPSMNGHGKNEAEGISSTWKRTTLLVMAVTLHNIPEGMAVGLAFALAAQHGGDPTLYTAAMALAIGIGIQNFPEGAAISLPLRQEGLSTGKAFIRGSMSGIVEPIFGILTVIVAGSIQPLMPWLLSFAAGAMMYVVVEELIPEAHLGEHSNAGTLGVMVGFLIMMILDVALG from the coding sequence ATGTCACCGATCTTGTGGGCTGCCGGGGGTACTGGCTTTACATTCCTCATGACCACCCTGGGAGCTTCCGTAGTATTCTTCTTCCGGAAAGAGGTAAACCAGTCTGTTCAAAGAATCTTCCTGGGCTTTGCTGCCGGTGTCATGATCGCGGCCTCAGTATGGTCGCTTCTCATTCCGGCGATCGAAGAAGCCGAAGCAAACGGAATTCCTGGATGGCTGCCTGCTGCCGGAGGATTTATTCTGGGAGTTCTTTTTCTCATTGTTCTGGATACGCTTCTTCCCCACCTTCATCCCAGCATGAACGGTCATGGAAAGAATGAGGCGGAAGGAATCTCTTCCACCTGGAAACGGACCACACTGCTGGTCATGGCTGTGACCCTGCACAACATTCCGGAAGGTATGGCCGTAGGTCTTGCCTTTGCCCTGGCCGCCCAGCACGGAGGCGATCCGACCCTATATACCGCCGCCATGGCCCTTGCCATCGGTATCGGCATTCAGAACTTTCCTGAAGGCGCCGCTATTTCCCTTCCTCTCAGACAGGAAGGCTTATCGACTGGAAAGGCATTTATAAGAGGCAGCATGTCCGGTATCGTTGAACCTATATTTGGGATTCTTACGGTGATCGTTGCCGGCAGCATTCAGCCTCTTATGCCATGGCTTTTGTCCTTTGCAGCAGGCGCCATGATGTACGTGGTCGTGGAAGAACTGATTCCGGAGGCTCACCTGGGAGAACATTCCAATGCCGGAACCCTTGGAGTTATGGTTGGCTTTCTGATCATGATGATATTAGACGTAGCTTTAGGATAA
- the atpC gene encoding ATP synthase F1 subunit epsilon, translating into MSTNIFFLQVLASNKIFYKGRCQKLIIPLEDGEKAVLPHHEDMVIAVSVGEMRLMDEDGQWIHAVVGKGFIQIINNRVTLLVDTAEHPEEIDERRAEEARERAAEQLRQSKSLQEHSHFEASLARSLARLRTKHKHDV; encoded by the coding sequence GTGAGTACAAATATATTTTTCCTTCAGGTTCTTGCCAGCAACAAGATCTTTTATAAAGGCCGGTGCCAAAAGCTTATTATTCCCCTTGAGGATGGCGAGAAGGCGGTCCTTCCCCATCATGAGGATATGGTCATCGCAGTTTCCGTGGGGGAAATGCGCCTGATGGATGAAGACGGCCAGTGGATCCATGCAGTTGTGGGAAAAGGATTTATCCAGATCATTAACAACCGCGTAACACTTCTTGTGGATACTGCCGAGCATCCGGAGGAAATTGATGAGCGCCGTGCCGAGGAAGCCAGGGAAAGAGCGGCGGAACAGCTAAGGCAAAGTAAGAGCCTTCAGGAGCATTCTCATTTTGAGGCTTCTTTGGCAAGATCTCTGGCCAGGCTGCGAACAAAGCACAAACATGATGTTTGA
- the atpD gene encoding F0F1 ATP synthase subunit beta → MNIGKIVQVLGPVVDVEFFEGSDLPRMKDALEVDNDGKRCVMEVAQHMGNSTVRCIMLASSEGLYKGMEVMATGEGIKVPVGEQTLGRLFNVLGETIDHGGDLEGGPQWVIHRDPPAFEEQSPVAEILETGIKVIDLLAPYAKGGKIGLFGGAGVGKTVLIQELIHNIATEHGGYSIFTGVGERSREGNDLWTEMGESGVISKTALVFGQMNEPPGARMRVAETGLTMAEYFRDEEHKNVLLFIDNIFRFTQAGSEVSALLGRMPSAVGYQPTLATEMGELQERITSTKNGSVTSVQAVYVPADDLTDPAPATTFAHLDATTVLSRKIVEQGIYPAVDPLASNSRILEPDVVGEEHYEVARKVQEILQKYKELQDIIAILGMEELGDEDKTTVYRARKIQKFLSQPFSVAENFTGVAGKYVPLKETVRGFKAIVDGDMDQYPEAAFFNVGTIDEVIEKAGTLEA, encoded by the coding sequence ATGAATATAGGAAAGATCGTTCAGGTCCTAGGACCTGTAGTAGATGTTGAGTTTTTTGAGGGCAGCGACCTTCCGCGCATGAAGGATGCCCTTGAAGTGGATAATGACGGAAAACGCTGTGTCATGGAAGTTGCACAGCATATGGGAAACAGCACGGTCCGCTGTATCATGCTGGCCTCCAGTGAGGGGCTTTATAAAGGCATGGAGGTAATGGCCACCGGGGAAGGAATTAAGGTTCCTGTAGGTGAACAGACTTTAGGACGCCTTTTTAACGTCCTGGGTGAAACGATTGATCATGGGGGTGATTTAGAAGGCGGCCCTCAGTGGGTCATTCACAGAGATCCTCCGGCTTTTGAGGAGCAGAGTCCGGTGGCTGAGATCCTGGAAACAGGAATCAAGGTCATAGACCTTTTGGCCCCTTATGCAAAAGGCGGAAAAATCGGTCTGTTCGGCGGTGCAGGTGTGGGAAAAACAGTTCTGATCCAGGAGCTGATCCACAACATTGCCACAGAACATGGAGGATACTCTATTTTTACCGGTGTGGGAGAGCGTTCCCGAGAGGGAAACGATCTTTGGACTGAAATGGGAGAATCCGGGGTTATTTCAAAAACAGCTCTGGTCTTCGGGCAGATGAATGAGCCGCCGGGCGCACGTATGCGTGTGGCAGAAACAGGTCTTACCATGGCAGAATATTTCCGGGACGAAGAGCATAAAAATGTCCTTTTATTTATTGATAATATTTTCCGTTTCACCCAGGCAGGTTCTGAGGTATCGGCTCTTCTTGGACGTATGCCGTCAGCGGTCGGCTATCAGCCTACTCTGGCAACGGAAATGGGAGAGCTGCAGGAGAGGATCACTTCCACGAAAAATGGTTCCGTTACATCCGTTCAGGCAGTATATGTTCCTGCCGATGACTTGACGGACCCGGCGCCGGCAACCACCTTTGCCCATTTGGATGCAACCACGGTTTTATCAAGAAAGATCGTGGAACAGGGAATTTATCCGGCGGTTGATCCTCTTGCGTCGAACTCCCGGATCCTGGAACCGGATGTAGTGGGAGAAGAGCATTATGAGGTTGCCCGCAAGGTTCAGGAAATCCTTCAAAAGTACAAAGAGCTGCAGGATATTATTGCAATATTAGGAATGGAAGAGCTGGGGGATGAGGATAAGACCACGGTATACCGGGCAAGGAAAATCCAGAAATTCCTTTCCCAGCCATTTTCTGTGGCTGAGAACTTTACCGGAGTTGCAGGCAAATACGTTCCCCTGAAGGAAACGGTCCGGGGCTTTAAGGCGATTGTAGACGGTGATATGGACCAGTATCCGGAAGCCGCATTCTTTAACGTAGGAACCATTGATGAGGTGATTGAAAAGGCCGGAACATTAGAGGCTTAG
- the atpG gene encoding ATP synthase F1 subunit gamma — translation MANAREIQSRMNSIKSTMKITNAMYTISSSKLKRVRKALTDTEPYFYALQRTIARIIRHTPDIDDPYLDTRPHIKKEDRKIGYIVVTADKGLAGSYNHNIFKLAQEQIDKGGNPMLFVVGELGQQYFTKKGIPVEQDFRYTVQKPNMSRARIIEEKIVDYFLSGKLDEVYMIYTRMVNAMKMEAEIEQLLPLPKHRISQSVPINVHLEEITMKPSPQAVIDAVVPNYIAGFIYGGLVESYSSEQNSRMMAMQAATKSAQEMLDELAITYNRVRQAAITQEITEVISGAKAQKKKRKKA, via the coding sequence ATGGCAAATGCGAGAGAGATACAAAGCAGGATGAACAGCATCAAAAGCACCATGAAGATAACCAATGCGATGTATACCATTTCCTCGTCAAAGCTGAAACGGGTAAGGAAAGCCCTGACGGATACGGAGCCTTATTTTTATGCGCTGCAAAGGACCATTGCCAGAATCATAAGGCATACGCCGGACATTGACGATCCCTATCTGGATACCAGGCCGCATATTAAAAAAGAAGACCGTAAGATCGGATATATCGTGGTAACGGCTGACAAGGGGCTTGCTGGTTCTTATAATCATAATATTTTTAAACTGGCTCAGGAGCAGATTGACAAGGGCGGGAATCCCATGCTGTTCGTAGTAGGCGAACTGGGACAGCAGTATTTTACCAAAAAGGGAATACCCGTGGAGCAGGATTTCCGGTATACCGTGCAGAAGCCCAATATGAGCCGGGCCAGGATCATTGAAGAAAAAATCGTGGATTACTTCCTGTCCGGAAAGCTGGATGAGGTGTATATGATTTACACAAGAATGGTGAATGCCATGAAAATGGAGGCTGAAATCGAGCAGCTACTTCCCCTCCCCAAGCACCGGATCAGCCAGAGCGTTCCGATTAACGTGCACCTGGAGGAGATCACCATGAAGCCGTCTCCTCAGGCAGTGATCGATGCTGTTGTACCTAATTACATTGCCGGCTTTATCTATGGAGGCCTGGTGGAATCCTATTCCAGCGAACAGAATTCCAGAATGATGGCAATGCAGGCCGCAACAAAGAGTGCCCAGGAAATGCTTGACGAACTGGCGATCACCTATAACAGGGTCCGTCAGGCGGCCATTACCCAGGAGATCACCGAGGTGATCAGCGGCGCAAAGGCCCAAAAGAAGAAAAGGAAAAAAGCGTAG
- the atpA gene encoding F0F1 ATP synthase subunit alpha, which translates to MKNVASINSDEIISILRSEIEDYDAHARDQEVGTVISVGDGIATVYGIDRAMYGEIVIFDNGIKGMVQDIRREDIGCILFGPDRDVKEGSKVTRTKKRAGIPVGNGFVGRVVNALGAPIDGKGEIISDDYRPIEQEAPGIIDRKSVSVPMETGILAIDSMFPIGRGQRELIIGDRQTGKTSIAIDAILNQKGKGVICVYVAVGQKASTVAKLVNTLTHYGAMEYTIVVSSTASEPAPLQFIAPYAGTALAEYFMYKGTDVLIVYDDLSKHAVAYRALSLLLERSPGREAYPGDVFYLHSRLLERSSRLSEEAGGGSITALPIIETQAGDVSAYIPTNVISITDGQIFLESDLFFSGMRPAVNVGLSVSRVGGAAQTKAMKKAAGSLRIDLAQCREMEVFTQFSSDLDPATKEQIQYGKGLTELLKQPLCHPLSLHAQVISLVVANNRLLLDVEVSKIKEFQREMLAFFDERHPEIGKEIEESKALSDELKQKILDTAAEFKQKRV; encoded by the coding sequence GTGAAAAACGTGGCTTCCATCAATTCAGATGAAATAATTTCTATATTGAGAAGTGAGATTGAAGATTATGACGCTCATGCCAGGGACCAGGAAGTGGGAACGGTGATAAGCGTTGGAGACGGCATTGCAACGGTTTATGGAATCGACCGTGCCATGTACGGAGAGATCGTTATTTTTGATAATGGAATCAAGGGAATGGTTCAGGACATTAGAAGAGAAGATATCGGCTGTATCCTGTTTGGCCCGGACCGGGATGTCAAGGAAGGCTCTAAGGTAACAAGAACAAAGAAGCGTGCAGGTATCCCCGTAGGCAACGGGTTTGTAGGAAGAGTGGTCAATGCTCTTGGTGCTCCCATAGACGGAAAGGGAGAGATTATCTCAGACGATTACCGTCCCATTGAACAGGAAGCACCTGGCATTATTGACCGCAAGAGCGTATCTGTGCCCATGGAAACAGGAATTCTTGCCATTGATTCCATGTTTCCCATCGGACGGGGGCAGAGGGAGCTGATTATCGGCGACCGCCAGACAGGGAAGACCTCCATTGCCATTGATGCCATCTTAAACCAGAAAGGGAAGGGTGTGATCTGCGTTTATGTAGCAGTGGGCCAGAAGGCTTCTACTGTGGCAAAGCTGGTGAATACCCTGACGCATTACGGAGCCATGGAATATACCATCGTGGTATCTTCTACAGCCAGTGAACCGGCGCCCTTACAGTTTATTGCCCCCTATGCAGGAACTGCACTGGCCGAGTATTTCATGTACAAGGGAACAGACGTGCTGATCGTTTATGATGATCTTTCAAAGCATGCAGTGGCATACCGTGCCCTGTCTCTGCTTTTGGAACGTTCTCCGGGCCGTGAGGCTTATCCTGGCGACGTGTTTTATCTCCACTCCAGACTTTTGGAACGTTCCAGCCGTTTGAGCGAGGAAGCCGGGGGCGGTTCCATTACCGCACTTCCCATCATTGAAACCCAGGCAGGAGATGTATCGGCCTACATTCCCACCAATGTCATTTCCATAACAGACGGACAGATATTCTTAGAAAGTGACCTGTTTTTCTCCGGTATGAGACCTGCGGTAAACGTTGGTCTTTCCGTATCCCGAGTGGGGGGAGCGGCGCAGACCAAGGCCATGAAAAAGGCAGCGGGCAGCCTCCGTATTGATCTGGCCCAGTGCCGGGAGATGGAGGTGTTTACCCAGTTCAGCTCGGATTTAGATCCGGCTACCAAGGAACAGATCCAATACGGAAAGGGGCTCACAGAATTGTTAAAACAGCCCTTATGCCATCCCTTAAGCCTCCATGCCCAGGTGATCAGCCTGGTAGTCGCCAATAACCGGCTGCTATTGGATGTGGAAGTTTCAAAGATTAAGGAGTTTCAGAGAGAAATGCTGGCTTTCTTTGATGAGCGACATCCGGAAATCGGGAAGGAAATCGAAGAGAGCAAGGCACTGTCTGATGAGCTGAAGCAGAAAATTCTTGATACGGCAGCCGAATTTAAACAGAAGCGGGTGTAG
- the atpH gene encoding ATP synthase F1 subunit delta produces the protein MMQAAINYGQVLYELSVPETAIEDTALALRSVPELKCVLNSPVIAGSSKHRIIDRVFPSEIRTFLKVLVDRRDMDLADDIFKAWRTCVSRQEGILEASLFYVTEPEEEQLHEIKGVLCKKYDIKDVRLRLVQDPGLIGGFIIRVGDVETDWSIKGRLKELEQKIMRR, from the coding sequence ATGATGCAGGCAGCAATTAATTACGGACAGGTGCTTTATGAGCTTTCTGTTCCAGAAACGGCCATTGAGGATACGGCTCTGGCACTAAGATCTGTGCCGGAGCTGAAATGCGTTCTAAACAGCCCTGTAATTGCAGGGAGCAGCAAGCACAGGATCATTGACCGTGTATTTCCTTCCGAGATCAGGACTTTTTTAAAGGTTTTGGTGGACCGCCGGGATATGGATCTGGCAGATGATATTTTTAAGGCATGGCGTACCTGTGTCAGCAGACAGGAAGGGATCCTGGAGGCATCTCTTTTCTACGTAACGGAGCCTGAGGAAGAGCAGCTTCATGAGATCAAAGGGGTGCTGTGTAAAAAATATGATATAAAAGATGTAAGGCTTCGTCTGGTCCAGGATCCCGGTTTGATCGGTGGATTTATCATCCGTGTAGGAGATGTGGAGACGGACTGGAGCATAAAGGGACGTCTCAAAGAATTGGAACAAAAAATAATGCGGAGGTGA